The following proteins are encoded in a genomic region of Coregonus clupeaformis isolate EN_2021a unplaced genomic scaffold, ASM2061545v1 scaf0195, whole genome shotgun sequence:
- the LOC123484091 gene encoding zinc-binding protein A33-like, with protein sequence MSLSSFSSAQMSGVVVVWIKKVRFSKKEKHLNNSKGVRELQYIYDISPVRAAPVCLCVFTDPVSLPCDHTFYRPCISFHLRWNSAKSQSRCPECRGPFSLKDLRAHHVLTNMADAAREEEEESGLAARGPKATQGRTVAAELVCLEHEEKFKLFCETDQRLVCVICRDGEKHRGHTFTPVKEAAKISKNVLKGALGFLVKENREMGGLNQQHAFEMIKTQEKSKSLSAHISSCFEELHQFLRRREEEVKEELEREEKKAVAAMLKNDCVIENRLMIGREMEVTLQSALEIPESDHFLEWWSEKGLPVVEGMKMKDTAKPEYRSRVRSLCVTPDSLTLGLYETHLPFCMWKEMLKVVKPVPERLTLSSSDDPCLKLSEGGASVRHADRKGGFGFKYYRDYAVATNTVVSTETVQTGQHYWEVEVGGKLD encoded by the exons ATGTCTCTCAGCTCTTTCAGCTCAGCCCAGATGTCAGGGGTGGTGGTGGTCTG GATCAAGAAAGTTAGGTTTTCAAAGaaagaaaaacatttaaataatagTAAAGGTGTACGAGAACTTCAATATATATATGACATCAGTCCTGTCCGTGCAGCTCCAGTGTGTTTGTGCGTTTTCACCGACCCAGTGAGTCTGCCGTGCGACCACACCTTCTACCGCCCCTGCATCAGCTTTCACCTGCGGTGGAACTCAGCGAAGAGCCAGAGCCGCTGCCCAGAGTGCAGGGGCCCCTTCAGCCTGAAGGATCTCCGGGCTCACCATGTCTTGACCAATATGGCGGATGCGGcccgagaggaggaggaggagagcggcCTTGCAGCGAGGGGACCAAAGGCAACGCAGGGACGCACTGTAGCCGCAGAACTGGTGTGTCTGGAGCACGAAGAGAAGTTCAAGTTGTTCTGTGAGACAGACCAGAGGCTGGTGTGTGTGATCTGCAGGGATGGAGAAAAGCACCGGGGACACACGTTCACACCCGTGAAAGAGGCGGCAAAGATCAGTAAG AATGTTCTGAAGGGAGCTCTTGGGTTCCTGGTGAAGGAGAACCGTGAAATGGGAGGACTGAACCAACAGCATGCCTTTGAGATGATCAAGACCCAG GAGAAGTCTAAAAGCCTGTCGGCTCACATCTCCTCCTGCTTTGAGGAGCTGCACCAGTtcctgaggaggagggaggaggaggtgaaggaggagctggagagggaggagaagaaagctgtGGCGGCCATGCTGAAGAATGATTGTGTGATCGAGAACAGGCTGATGattgggagagagatggaagtgaCTCTGCAGTCTGCTCTGGAGATACCTGAGTCTGACCACTTTCTAGAG tggTGGAGTGAGAAAGGCCTTCCTGTTGTTGAGGGGATGAAGATGAAGGACACAGCAAAACCTGA GTACAGGTCAAGGGTTAGAAGTCTGTGTGTGACCCCTGACTCCCTCACTCTCGGCCTCTACGAGACTCACCTGCCCTTCTGCATGTGGAAGGAGATGCTAAAGGTCGTCAAACCAG TTCCTGAGCGCCTCACCCTTAGCAGCAGTGATGATCCCTGTTTAAAGCTATCAGAGGGTGGGGCCAGTGTCAGGCACGCAGACCGGAAGGGCGGCTTCGGTTTCAAGTACTACCGTGACTACGCCGTCGCCACCAACACCGTCGTCTCCACAGAGACCGTCCAGACAGGGCAGCACTACTGGGAAGTGGAGGTGGGGGGGAAGCTGGACTAG